One window of the Megalops cyprinoides isolate fMegCyp1 chromosome 2, fMegCyp1.pri, whole genome shotgun sequence genome contains the following:
- the LOC118771382 gene encoding prostaglandin E2 receptor EP4 subtype-like, giving the protein MSDAHNRTSIVLPIVPAIPVFMFVVGVVGNITAIAVLSKSKRERKESAFYTLVCGLAVTDLLGTCLASPITIATYMDNKWPGTLCEFHSFLLLFFGVAGLSIICAMSAERYLAISHPYSYKRWSIDQHVARWSLFAIYAGNVLFCCLPLMGFSESVHQPPDTWCFIDWRSEKPLHVFYSFLYAGVSSLLMLVTVACNVALCWTLLVMRRRSRSRLVPRPSIKDHWRALSSGVEIQMMILLVVTSLVVLVCSTPLVVRVFINQITLVWDGDADLQAIRLASINPILDPWVYILIRRSVFHKLLGLWRWNLRGRKNSVLPDRPQPTVQYLLEKSYASVFIRPTELLGCTDLENTSSTTDAVFYIEETERAK; this is encoded by the exons ATGAGCGACGCGCACAACAGAACATCAATTGTTCTCCCCATCGTCCCTGCCATCCCCGTGTTCATGTTCGTAGTCGGTGTCGTAGGGAACATTACCGCAATAGCTGTGCTATCTAAATCTAAGCGAGAGCGCAAAGAGTCCGCCTTCTATACCCTGGTGTGCGGCTTGGCAGTTACGGATTTGCTTGGTACTTGTCTTGCCAGCCCAATTACCATAGCCACCTACATGGACAACAAGTGGCCAGGAACTCTGTGCGAATTccattcttttcttctcctATTTTTTGGAGTGGCGGGTTTGAGCATCATCTGCGCGATGTCTGCTGAGCGCTACCTCGCCATAAGCCATCCATACTCTTACAAAAGATGGTCCATTGACCAGCACGTCGCGCGCTGGTCCTTATTTGCAATTTACGCTGGGAACGTTCTGTTTTGTTGTCTCCCTCTGATGGGGTTTAGCGAAAGCGTACACCAACCGCCGGACACTTGGTGTTTCATCGACTGGCGGTCAGAGAAACCGCTACACGTCTTCTATTCTTTCTTGTACGCTGGCGTTAGTTCACTCCTTATGTTAGTGACAGTGGCTTGCAATGTCGCTCTGTGTTGGACGCTGCTGGTGATGCGCCGCAGAAGTAGAAGCCGACTTGTCCCAAGACCAAGTATTAAGGACCATTGGAGAGCGCTTTCTTCGGGTGTGGAGATCCAGATGATGATACTGCTCGTCGTCACTTCTTTGGtggttttggtttgttcaaCCCCGCTTGTG GTCCGCGTATTCATCAATCAGATAACGCTGGTATGGGATGGGGACGCAGACCTGCAGGCTATTCGCCTTGCTTCCATCAACCCCATTCTTGACCCTTGGGTGTACATCCTTATTAGACGAAGCGTCTTCCATAAACTTCTAGGCCTCTGGCGGTGGAATTTGCGAGGGCGCAAAAATTCGGTCTTGCCCGACAGACCACAACCGACAGTACAGTATCTGTTGGAGAAAAGCTACGCTTCCGTGTTCATTCGACCCACTGAACTTCTGGGCTGTACTGATCTCGAAAACACATCTTCTACGACCGATGCTGTCTTTTACATTGAGGAAACGGAACGAGCTAAGTGA